The nucleotide sequence TTCTATGTATAATTGTACCCATCTCATGAGTTCCTGATAAGGATTCAGCTCTGTCTCCAACATTATGCAGATATTCCTGGCATTTCATACGTTTCTAAGGAGTAATGTCATGTATGGGTGGTGCACTAGGATGCCTGAGATAAGTCAATATTAGTCCTAGACATGCTGGAAGTAAAGTAGTACTTTGAAAATGGGTTGCAATGGAGTCTACAATGTAGTGTGTTTTGGATCTAATGGCAGCGCTGTTCTGGAGTTGCagggaatattattaataatacacagtattatagcgctgacatattacgcagcgctgtacaaagttcatagtcatgtgactagctgtccctcaaaatgctcacaatctaatgtccgtaccacagtcatatgtcattaatacagtttaaggacaTAACCAGGGTATCACAGACCTTATTGCCCCTTACCCTTTTTACACCTTTAACCACCTCCCTTGCCAACCATCTCCCTTTATAAAACTAGCCCCCAAAAGAATCCAACCGACACCAATTTTGGACTTTAAAATGGCTGCCAAGCAGCTGTTTAATAAATAACGTAATAAATAAACGACAATTcaaatttataaatcaataacagaaaactcaaaacatttacaaacaaacaaaaataaatacctgtaataaatgttcctttttttttccttttccattatCATAAANNNNNNNNNNNNNNNNNNNNNNNNNNNNNNNNNNNNNNNNNNNNNNNNNNNNNNNNNNNNNNNNNNNNNNNNNNNNNNNNNNNNNNNNNNNNNNNNNNNNNNNNNNNNNNNNNNNNNNNNNNNNNNNNNNNNNNNNNNNNNNNNNNNNNNNNNNNNNNNNNNNNNNNNNNNNNNNNNNNNNNNNNNNNNNNNNNNNNNNNNNNNNNNNNNNNNNNNNNNNNNNNNNNNNNNNNNNNNNNNNNNNNNNNNNNNNNNNNNNNNNNNNNNNNNNNNNNNNNNNNNNNNNNNNNNNNNNNNNNNNNNNNNNNNNNNNNNNNNNNNNNNNNNNNNNNNNNNNNNNNNNNNNNNNNNNNNNNNNNNNNNNNNNNNNNNNNNNNNNNNNNNNNNNNNNNNNNNNNNNNNNNNNNNNNNNNNNNNNNNNNNNNNNNNNNNNNNNNNNNNNNNNNNNNNNNNNNNNNNNNNNNNNNNNNNNNNNNNNNNNNNNNNNNNNNNNNNNNNNNNNNNNNNNNNNNNNNNNNNNNNNNNNNNNNNNNNNNNNNNNNNNNNNNNNNNNNNNNNNNNNNNNNNNNNNNNNNNNNNNNNNNNNNNNNNNNNNNNNNNNNNNNNNNNNNNNNNNNNNNNNNNNNNNNNNNNNNNNNNNNNNNNNNNNNNNNNNNNNNNNNNNNNNNNNNNNNNNNNNNNNNNNNNNNNNNNNNNNNNNNNNNNNNNNNNNNNNNNNNNNNNNNNNNNNNNNNNNNNNNNNNNNNNNNNNNNNNNNNNNNNNNNNNNNNNNNNNNNNNNNNNNNNNNNNNNNNNNNNNNNNNNNNNNNNNNNNNNNNNNNNNNNNNNNNNNNNNNNNNNNNNNNNNNNNNNNNNNNNNNNNNNNNNNNNNNNNNNNNNNNNNNNNNNNNNNNNNNNNNNNNNNNNNNNNNNNNNNNNNNNNNNNNNNNNNNNNNNNNNNNNNNNNNNNNNNNNNNNNNNNNNNNNNNNNNNNNNNNNNNNNNNNNNNNNNNNNNNNNNNNNNNNNNNNNNNNNNNNNNNNNNNNNNNNNNNNNNNNNNNNNNNNNNNNNNNNNNNNNNNNNNNNNNNNNNNNNNNNNNNNNNNNNNNNNNNNNNNNNNNNNNNNNNNNNNNNNNNNNNNNNNNNNNNNNNNNNNNNNNNNNNNNNNNNNNNNNNNNNNNNNNNNNNNNNNNNNNNNNNNNNNNNNNNNNNNNNNNNNNNNNNNNNNNNNNNNNNNNNNNNNNNNNNNNNNNNNNNNNNNNNNNNNNNNNNNNNNNNNNNNNNNNNNNNNNNNNNNNNNNNNNNNNNNNNNNNNNNNNNNNNNNNNNNNNNNNNNNNNNNNNNNNNNNNNNNNNNNNNNNNNNNNNNNNNNNNNNNNNNNNNNNNNNNNNNNNNNNNNNNNNNNNNNNNNNNNNNNNNNNNNNNNNNNNNNNNNNNNNNNNNNNNNNNNNNNNNNNNNNNNNNNNNNNNNNNNNNNNNNNNNNNNNNNNNNNNNNNNNNNNNNNNNNNNNNNNNNNNNNNNNNNNNNNNNNNNNNNNNNNNNNNNNNNNNNNNNNNNNNNNNNNNNNNNNNNNNNNNNNNNNNNNNNNNNNNNNNNNNNNNNNNNNNNNNNNNNNNNNNNNNNNNNNNNNNNNNNNNNNNNNNNNNNNNNNNNNNNNNNNNNNNNNNNNNNNNNNNNNNNNNNNNNNNNNNNNNNNNNNNNNNNNNNNNNNNNNNNNNNNNNNNNNNNNNNNNNNNNNNNNNNNNNNNNNNNNNNNNNNNNNNNNNNNNNNNNNNNNNNNNNNNNNNNNNNNNNNNNNNNNNNNNNNNNNNNNNNNNNNNNNNNNNNNNNNNNNNNNNNNNNNNNNNNNNNNNNNNNNNNNNNNNNNNNNNNNNNNNNNNNNNNNNNNNNNNNNNNNNNNNNNNNNNNNNNNNNNNNNNNNNNNNNNNNNNNNNNNNNNNNNNNNNNNNNNNNNNNNNNNNNNNNNNNNNNNNNNNNNNNNNNNNNNNNNNNNNNNNNNNNNNNNNNNNNNNNNNNNNNNNNNNNNNNNNNNNNNNNNNNNNNNNNNNNccaccagagagatgtccccgtcctctgtattcccgggattccacacaggaaggtcaggagatccctcaccatcatcaggtaggtggaaCTGAGGGCCCCATatacccaccagagagatgtccccgtcctctgtattccccggattccacacaggaagatcaggagatccctcaccatcatcaggtaggtggagctgagggccctataaacccaccagagagatgtccctgtcctctgtattcccgggattcaacacaggaaggtcaggagatccctcaccatcatcaggtaggtggagatgagggccccataaacccaccagagagatgtccccgtcctctgtattcccgggattccatacaggaagatcaggagatccctcaccatcatcaggtaggtggagctgagggccccataaacccaccagagagatgtccatATCTTTATAATTCCCACATtatattacacacaaaaaaatcagacCATGCCTCCCCATGATCTagtaaaaaattaatattcatgGATAGACACATAAGGATCTGTATATTagctacattttccttttttacatttacagagtAAAAACAAGAGTGATTGTAATGttatgaaaaaagacataaaaaaagaagaggaggatgATGTGATGGAAGAATGGGAAAATTTAGAAAGGCAGATGGATAACAGGTGTCCACCACAGATGTGTTCCCAGGATTTCACACCAGAATCTCACAGTTATCCACACAATGATCAGGTAGATTGGGCAGGGAGTGTCAAACATAACTCCAAACTGTATTACATTGTGTTCCTCTAGGTGATCTTTAAgttcttaaaatcattttgatACTTTAGGGGGAAGAAGTTATTGATATGAAAATTGAGgttaaaaagaaagaagtgaGTGGAGGTCAGCTGTCTATGAAGGAAGCTGAAATGATGGTGACCATTACAGAGGAGTCTTGTCAAGATATTAGCAcaggtaaatattatatacacaaaATGCAGGACCATCCAGGAATGGGAAAACTCGTTtttatgaaaggtccatctccattcctcaatataacgccatgtccccaacaaatgaggaggagatactgtacaccatatgaaaggtccatctccattccctACATTTCATCATAGATAACTCTTAACTGAAAAATGCAAGGAAtgagcttttttgttttgttttttacaccaGGCAGACATGATGACTGGAATACCTCAGTGGATGATCTCATTTTATCTCCTGACTGTAATGGAAATGATAGCAGTAGATCAGAACATTCCTCAGGGGAAGGCATTATTCCTGAAAGGACTCAGAAAGGGAAGGGTCCGTTTTTATGTTTGGAATGCGGGAAAGGATTTACTCAGAAACGCTCTCTCAGCATGCACCGGCGAACTCACACGAATGATCGTCCATATCCTTGTCAAGATTGTGGAAAATGCTTCAAAGTGAAATTTTGTCTTGATCGACATGCAGAACGTCATGATAATAAGGCTCTGTTGTCTTGTTCAGAATGTGGCATGTCATTTGAAAAGAGATCTGAACTTCATGTACACCAGCGGAGTCACAATGGAAAGGAGATCTTTTCTTGCCCTGACTGTGAAAAATCATTCATTAGAAAATATGATCTGGTTGTACACCAGAAATTTCACACGGGTGAACCACCATTTTCATGTTCTGATTGTAAGAAGTCCTTTAAAAATAAGCGAGAACTGGTTCGACATGAGAGAATCCACACTGGGGAAAAGCCTTTCATGTGTTCTGTGTGTGGAAAATCTTTCACTCAGAAATCACAACTCAATACACACCAGATAGTCCACACTGGGGAGAAACCCTTTTCCTGCTCCGAGTGTGGAAAATGCTTCCCCAGCAAAGGAAATCGAGATAAACATATGAGAATCCACACTGGTGAAAAACCGTTTTCCTGTTCGgtatgtggcaaatgttttgcaCAGAAAGTGACTTTAATTATTCATCAGAGAACACACAACACTTGAGACCACAGTTTCCTAGACTGAATTTCTATGTTTATTGAACAATCGTGCAATTAGGAGGCAGATTGAAAGGATTAATATTGTATTGTTGTGATCTAATGATAAATAGAAATCCTTTTTCCTAATGTGCATCTTCATGGGGTACTTTTGCCTAAAACTCGGACATTTGCCTTCGTCCATTCCAGAACCTGATCTATATCTATGACATCagcatcaaccaatcacagaagactttctttctttttttcttcattttacggCTATAATTGGACAGCATTGGGATCCTGAATTTGTTTCCTCGTATCACTAAGAATGTTTAGCATTGAAAGCTATGGGTCCCACAGAGCAGATCAgtatttgttgtattgtattccccttgttttaatatatttatatttctgaccTCGCTGTGAATATTCTACTTACCTTGTGTTGAAGACTGTATGCAGCTGGAGaagtctaaggctaggtacacacgggcaatgcttctcgtctgataatccgctcagagctgatatcggacgagaattttgCATGTGTACGGGGCtcgtcgtccaaacgaccgtcctggtggatccatggacaatgtaCAACGagcaatcgtaatggaagtgaaggggagagagagcagcagggtgccgctcggaAGTTCTCCCCCTCCCCGCTCCATcgagcagaacagtgatgtatgtccagcgctcgttcatgcatcgtgcggtcgTGTGATAGGATcgtaaaagattctttccaaagataattattgcaagaaGAGTCAGAAACCCTGTGCACACCTGTAGTAGCTAATTGAATCAAAAAAGATTCAGATTCTGGTTCAGCAGTG is from Pyxicephalus adspersus unplaced genomic scaffold, UCB_Pads_2.0 Sca900, whole genome shotgun sequence and encodes:
- the LOC140321151 gene encoding uncharacterized protein codes for the protein MKKDIKKEEEDDVMEEWENLERQMDNRCPPQMCSQDFTPESHSYPHNDQGEEVIDMKIEVKKKEVSGGQLSMKEAEMMVTITEESCQDISTGRHDDWNTSVDDLILSPDCNGNDSSRSEHSSGEGIIPERTQKGKGPFLCLECGKGFTQKRSLSMHRRTHTNDRPYPCQDCGKCFKVKFCLDRHAERHDNKALLSCSECGMSFEKRSELHVHQRSHNGKEIFSCPDCEKSFIRKYDLVVHQKFHTGEPPFSCSDCKKSFKNKRELVRHERIHTGEKPFMCSVCGKSFTQKSQLNTHQIVHTGEKPFSCSECGKCFPSKGNRDKHMRIHTGEKPFSCSVCGKCFAQKVTLIIHQRTHNT